Proteins from a single region of Streptomyces sp. HUAS 15-9:
- a CDS encoding deoxyguanosinetriphosphate triphosphohydrolase, translated as MEGTGTEPEPLPGYDPTSADRWAPEPDKRPGRTAFQRDRARILHSAALRRLAGKTQVVTPGTSNQAWDASPRTRLTHSLECAQVGRELGAALGCDPDLVEAACLSHDLGHPPFGHNGEQALNEFAEDCGGFEGNAQSLRLLTRIEPKRFTAQGSVGLNLTRAALDAATKYPWPRGGHPTDPKSRKFGVYEEDRPVFDWVRKEAPGTRTCFEAQVMDWSDDVAYSVHDVEDGLHAGHIDPNCLHAEPERQAVFAVAVGRYVPADTDPAELAEALDRLQDQEWWPHGYDGTAVAQARLKDATSQLIGRFCLAAEGATRAAYGSGGLTRYGAELVVPRPARMECAVLKAVADRYVMQRAEQERLRADQRVVVAELAEALTARAPDGLDPQFRALFDGAPDDHARKRVIVDQIASLTDASARSLHARLTGHV; from the coding sequence ATGGAAGGCACAGGCACCGAACCCGAACCGCTCCCCGGCTACGACCCGACGTCAGCCGACCGCTGGGCGCCCGAGCCGGACAAACGCCCAGGCCGCACCGCCTTCCAGCGAGACCGCGCACGCATCCTGCACTCCGCGGCCCTGCGCCGCCTCGCGGGCAAGACGCAGGTGGTCACCCCGGGAACCAGCAACCAGGCGTGGGACGCCAGTCCCAGAACCCGGCTGACCCACTCCCTGGAGTGCGCCCAGGTCGGCCGTGAGCTGGGCGCGGCCCTCGGCTGCGACCCCGACCTCGTCGAAGCGGCCTGCCTCTCCCACGACCTCGGCCACCCGCCCTTCGGTCACAACGGCGAACAGGCGCTCAACGAGTTCGCCGAGGACTGCGGCGGCTTCGAGGGCAACGCCCAGTCCCTCAGGCTCCTCACCCGCATCGAGCCCAAGCGCTTCACCGCGCAGGGCTCCGTCGGCCTCAACCTCACCCGCGCCGCCCTGGACGCCGCCACCAAGTACCCCTGGCCGCGCGGCGGCCACCCCACCGACCCCAAGTCCCGCAAGTTCGGGGTCTACGAGGAGGACCGGCCCGTCTTCGACTGGGTCCGCAAGGAGGCCCCCGGCACGCGCACATGCTTCGAGGCCCAGGTGATGGACTGGTCCGACGACGTGGCGTACTCGGTGCACGACGTCGAGGACGGCCTGCACGCCGGCCACATCGACCCCAACTGCCTGCACGCCGAGCCCGAGCGGCAGGCGGTCTTCGCGGTCGCCGTCGGCCGGTACGTCCCGGCGGACACCGACCCGGCCGAACTCGCCGAGGCCCTCGACCGGCTCCAGGACCAGGAGTGGTGGCCGCACGGGTACGACGGCACGGCGGTCGCCCAGGCCCGCCTCAAGGACGCCACCAGCCAGCTCATCGGCCGCTTCTGCCTGGCCGCCGAGGGTGCCACGCGCGCCGCGTACGGCAGCGGCGGCCTCACCCGCTACGGCGCCGAACTCGTCGTACCGAGACCGGCCCGCATGGAGTGCGCGGTGCTCAAGGCGGTCGCCGACCGGTACGTCATGCAGCGCGCCGAACAGGAGCGGCTCCGCGCCGACCAGCGGGTCGTCGTCGCCGAACTCGCCGAGGCGCTCACCGCCCGCGCGCCGGACGGACTGGATCCGCAGTTTCGCGCCCTGTTCGACGGGGCACCCGACGATCACGCCCGCAAACGCGTGATCGTCGACCAGATCGCCTCCCTCACCGACGCCTCCGCGCGCTCGCTCCACGCGCGCCTGACGGGGCACGTATGA
- a CDS encoding sirohydrochlorin chelatase, whose product MTASNPPLPLHGGRRPAPPALVLVAHGSRDPRALDTVRLLMERVRGLRPGVPVRLGHIELNEPLLPDTLAALGDAPAVLVPLLLSRGYHVKRDIPEMAAAAAARTRVAAPLGPHPLLVETLYARLVEAGWRTGADDPVRRSGAVVLAAAGSRDPDSAADTRRTARLLAERLGVPVVPAYASAATPTVEAAVCSLTARGRHRIAVASCFTAPGRFATQCAEAAPWIASAPLGAHEAMTRLVLHRYDQALSTPATTAA is encoded by the coding sequence ATGACGGCGTCGAACCCTCCTCTCCCGCTCCACGGCGGGCGCCGCCCCGCGCCGCCCGCCCTCGTGCTGGTGGCGCACGGCAGCCGCGACCCGCGCGCGCTGGACACCGTCCGGCTGCTCATGGAGCGGGTACGGGGACTGCGCCCCGGCGTGCCGGTGCGCCTCGGGCACATCGAGCTCAACGAGCCCCTGCTTCCCGACACCCTCGCCGCCCTCGGTGACGCGCCCGCCGTGCTCGTACCGCTCCTGCTCAGCCGCGGCTACCACGTCAAGCGGGACATCCCCGAGATGGCGGCCGCCGCCGCGGCACGCACGCGCGTGGCCGCCCCGCTCGGCCCGCACCCGCTCCTCGTGGAGACCCTGTACGCCCGCCTCGTCGAGGCCGGCTGGCGCACCGGCGCCGACGACCCCGTGCGCCGCAGTGGAGCCGTCGTCCTGGCCGCGGCTGGTTCCCGCGACCCCGATTCCGCGGCCGACACCCGCCGGACCGCCCGCCTCCTCGCCGAGCGCCTGGGCGTGCCCGTGGTCCCCGCCTACGCCTCCGCCGCGACGCCGACCGTCGAAGCTGCCGTATGCTCCCTGACCGCCCGAGGCCGCCACCGCATAGCCGTGGCCTCCTGCTTCACGGCCCCGGGCCGCTTCGCGACCCAGTGCGCCGAAGCAGCCCCCTGGATCGCCTCGGCCCCCCTCGGCGCCCATGAGGCGATGACCCGCCTGGTCCTGCACCGCTACGACCAGGCATTGTCGACACCGGCAACGACAGCCGCTTGA